CCGCGCGGTCCGAGGACTCGTCGTGGATGTCGGAGATGCCGCCGATCTTGCCGTCGCGCACCTGCTCCGCGATCGAGGTGATGAGGTTGTCCGGGTTCACCTGGTACGGCAGCTCGGTGACGACGATCGTGGTGCGCCCCTTGGCGTCTTCCTCGATCTCCACGACGCCACGCATCCGGACGGAACCGCGCCCGGTGGTGTACGCGTCCTGGATGCCCTGGCCGCCGACGATCAACCCGTGCGTCGGGAAGTCGGGGCCCTTCACCCGCTCCATGACGGCGGCGAGGGTGCTCTCCTCGTCGGCCTCATAGTTCTCCAGCGCCCAGTAGGTGGCCTCGGCGACCTCACGGAGATTGTGCGGCGGAATGTTCGTCGCCATACCGACCGCGATACCGCCGGAACCATTGATCAACAGGTTGGGGATACGGCTGGGGAGAACTGTCGGCTCGAGGGTACGGCCGTCGTAGTTCGGCTGGAAATCGACTGTCTCGTGGTCGATGTCGCGCAGCATCTCCATCGCGAGCGGCGTGAGGCGGCACTCGGTATACCGCATCGCGGCCGCGCCGTCGTTGCCCCGTGACCCGAAGTTGCCCTGCCCGTCCACGAGTGGGTACCGCATCGACCACGGCTGGGCCAGACGCACCAGGGTGTCGTAGATGGAGGAGTCGCCGTGCGGGTGGTAATTACCCATCGTCTCGGCGACGGCGCGAGCGGACTTGACGTAGCCGCGATCCGGCCGGAACCCGTTGTCGTACATCGCGTACAGCACCCGGCGGTGCACCGGCTTGAGGCCGTCCCGCACGTCGGGGAGCGCGCGGCCCACGATCACGCTCATCGCGTAATCGATGTAGCTGCTCTGCATCTCCTGCTGAATGTCCACGGGCTCGACGCGATCGTGCCCCGGCCCCTCCGGCGGCAACGTGGTGTCAGTCATGAGCTCCTTCTTCTCCTCGGCTTGACGGCCTCGCGCGGACTACTCGTCCGGGAGGACATCGCGCAACCACCCGAGTCTATAGGTGCAGGTCAGCAGAGAGCGCAAAGGACGCGGGGATACCCGTCACGGACCCGCCACGATCCACGAACCCGGCCTACGCGCCGGCCTTCTCGAGCTGACGCGACTCGGCCGCGAGCTGGTCCGCCTCGGACTCGAGCTCGGCGGACACCCGGTCCGGCGCCATCAGCAGAGCGGTGATCGGGATGGTCATGACCAGCACCGACAGCACGAACACCGGCAGCGCGATCCCGAACATCTCGACACCTTCGGGCACGGCCACTGCCGGATCCACCTCGGCGTCTATACCGAAGATCCCGAAGTAGTACACGCCGGCCAGGCCCACCGCGATACCCACCGAGGCGTACAAGCGGCGGCCCCGGGTGTCGAGGAAGCTGGCCGCGGTCACCGTGCCCACCGCGACCACGGCGGCCAGCACTGCCGCCACCACGGTCATCGGTACGAGGAAGACGATCTCGCCCTGGATCCGGATCGAGCTCACCACGGCGACATGCATCGCGCCCAGCGTCACGAACAACAGCAACGCCGACGGAATCAACCGGCCCCACTGCGGAGACGTCGACGGCTTCTGGTGACGGGTACGGGTCGGTGCGATCACCACGAACGCCAGACCGGAGCCGATCACCGCGATCGCCGCGGCCGCCAGCAGCCAGACCAGGTCGAAGCGGATGCGGCTGCCGTCCACCTCCAGCCCGACCAGCGCCACACAGTAGGGCAGCCAGGCGGCGACGCCACCGAACGAGACCGCCGACCAGGCCAGCCACGTGACCCGGGTCCGCCCGGACAGCGTGTTCGCCGCCTTGTTCACGCCCGCGACCGCCACGGCGGCGCCGAGAAGAGACGTCCCCGCGGCGAGCGCGACGACCCAGACGCCCATCGTGAAGTAGTCGATGTGCGCGGAGAAGAACGTGAACTGGTCGGAGAACATGCTGATCCTCAGTAGACGGTCGACTGCAGCTTGGACAACGCGTACTCGGTGACGGTGACCAACGCACCCTTCGCCGACTCACGGTCCCGGGCATCGATGGGGATGATCGGGACATCCGGCGAGATGGCCAGCGCGGCCCGGATGTCCTCGGACGGGTAGCGGGGCGCACCGTCGAACTCGTTGATCGCCACGATGAACGGCAACCTGCGGGCCTCGAAGAAGTCGACGGCCGCGAAACACTCGTCGAGTCGCCGGGTGTCGATGAGCACGACGGCGCCGATGGCACCGCGGATCAGGTCGTCCCACATGAACCAGAACCGGTGCTGCCCCGGGGTGCCGAAGAGGTACAGGACCAGGTCCTCCGCCAGCGAGATGCGACCGAAGTCCATCGCGACGGTGGTGGTCTCCTTGTCCGGCGTCGCCGACAGGTTGTCGACGCCGTCGCTGGCGTTGGTGACCAGTGCCTCGGTGCGCAACGGGACGATTTCGGACACGGCGCCGACCATCGTGGTCTTTCCCACTCCGAATCCGCCGGCGATGACGATCTTCGCCGACGTGACGCGCTTCCCGGGATCAGATTTGACGAAGTCCACTGAGGACCCTTTCGATCAGTTCACGACGCTCGGAATCCGTGGAGTCTTCCTTGAGCGTCGCGAGAATCTGCAGGTGACCTGCCTCGACGAGATCGGCGACCAACACGCGTGCGACGCCGAGCGGCATCGAGATACGGGCTGCGATCTCGGCCACCGAGGGCGAGTGCTGACACAGCGCGACGATCGCGGCGTTCACGTCGTCGAGCTCCCACTGCCGGTCCTCGGACTGGGGCAGCGCCTGGATCAGTGCCTCGAGCGCGAGCTCGACGGCAGGCCGGGTACGCCCCGACGTCAGGGAGTAGGGCCGCACGATGCTCGGGCCCGAGTCCCCCGGACCCGCGTAGTCGTCGTCTGCGCTCATGACGGTCGTCAGGATCCTTGCGGAGCGCGGGCCGTGGCCTGCACGGACGCACCGACACGATCGACGAGAATGGCCATCTCGTAGCCGACCTGGCCGATGTCGCATTCGGCGTCGGTCAGTGTCGCGAGGTAGGAGCCGTCACCGACGCTCATCAGAAGCAGGTAGCCGTACTGCATCTCGACGACCGACTGCAGCACCCCGCCGCCCTCGAAGAGCCGGGAGACGCCGGCGGACAGGCTCGCCAGACCCGAGGTCACGGCCGCGAGCTGCTCGGCACGGTCCAGCGGCAGGTGCGCGCTGGCGGCCATGAGCAGGCCGTCCGCGGACACCAGGACCGCATGGGACACCCCCGCCACGTCGGTGACGAAGTTGGAGACCAGCCAGTCGAGCGGGCGCGTCTCGGAACCGGGCGCTGGATTCATCGTTCTCCTTCGGTACTGGGGGTGTCGGTGTGCGTGCGGGCGCGGCCGCTGCGGACACCCCGCTGGTGGCTGCTCAGCTTCGCCCGGATTGTTTCAGGGTCGCGCACCCGACGCAGCGTCCCGGTCTGTGCTCCTTCGACGGTCCCCGGGAGCAGTCGTTCTCCCGGCCGGCGTTTCGGCAGGCCCAGATCGGGATCGATCTCTGCGGGCGTGGACCGCACCCGTTCGACGGCGGACCAGCCGGCGTCGGCGGGCGATTCCCAGGTGGTCGGCGGCGGGCCGTCGTTCTTGGTGGGATCGCGCAGCCACTCGGAGACCATCTGGTCGAAGATCGGCGTCCCCGTGTCCTCGAGGGGATCGGGCCGACGCGGAGGCTGCTGCTGAGCCGGTTGCTCGGTGCGGGCCCGGAAGAACGACGCCGTCTTGGCCGGATCCCGGTACCGGTGCCGTTGCACGGTCGGCACCTGGTCCTGCTCGAGCGCTCCGGCCTCGTCACCGAGGGACAGGCTGCTGCCGTCGACGACCGGATCCAGCCCGGCGGGCTCCGGACGCGGCTCACCGGCACGCGGCGGACGGGGCGGGGTGACCGCACCACGGGCGGGCGGAGTTTCCGGTTCCCGCGCCGGTGTGGGTGCCGACGGCACACCGGTGTCCCCGGTGATCCCGCTCGCTCCCGGCGTGCGGCGTGGCAACGCCGAACCCGGCGGCGAGGCCGTGGGTGCCGAGTCGTGGCCGTTGCGTTCCGGCAGCGGAGGCTGCGCGGCCGGTGCGGTCGCGCTCTCCCGACGCGAGGGCAGCGCGGGGCGCTCCTCGCTGCGGGTGGTGTCCCGCGGCGGCAGTGCCGGCCGCTCGGGGGCGGCCACGACGGCCTGCTGACCGGTGTCGAACCGGTTGCTGTGGGCGACGATCAGGGACGTCGGCAGGTGGATGCTCACGGTGACGCCGGGGTTGCGGGCGGTGTCGAAGGTCGGGCGCATCCGCACCGTCAGACCGTGCCGCTGAGCCAGCCGGCTGACCACGAACAGGCCCATGTGACGTGCCGTCTCGGGGCCGACCTCACCACCGGAAGCCAGGCGCTCGTTGATCTCGGTGAGCTCGTCGGTCGGGACACCGATGCCGCGGTCGGCGATCTCGAGCAGCACGCCGCCGTCGACGGCGCGGGCGAAGCCGAAGGTCACCGGCGAGCCGGGCGGCGAGGCACGCAGCGCGTTGTCGACGAGTTCGGCGAGCAGGTGGACCACGTCCGTGGCGACCGAGCCACTGAGCGCGCCCTCCGGAGTGGCACCGACCTGCACACGCTGGTAGTCCTCCACCTCGGAGATCGCGGCGCGCAGGACGTCGCCGAGGGGAACGGCGGCGGACTGGTTGCGGCGCACCCGGGTACCGGCGAGGACGAGGAGGTTCTCGCCGTTCCGGCGCATACGCGCCGCCAGGTGGTCGAGGCGGAAGAGGCTCTCGAGCCGCTTCGGGTCCTTCTCCTCGAACTCGAGCTTCTCGATGAGACCGAGCTGCTGGTCCACCAGCGACTTGCTGCGCCGGGCCAGGGTCTCGAACATGTCGCTGATCTGCAGGCGCAGCTGCGCCTGCTCGCCGGCGAGCTTGAGGGCCTGTCCGTGCATGTCGTCCACCGCCCGGGCCAGCTGCCCGATCTCTTCGGTGGAGTCGACGGGCACCGGATCGAACGACAGGTCGCGGGGATCGTCACTGGACTTGATCTTCTCGATCGCCTGCGGCAGATCGCGGCGGGCCGCCTTGAGCGCCCCGTAGCGGAGCTTGCGGATGGGCCCGACGAGGGACCGCGACACCAGCAGCGCCAGGATCAACGCCGCGAGCAGGGTTCCCATGACGACCGCGGTGTCACGGAGTGCGGCGGAGCGGGCGTCCGCCGCCTTCGTCGTGACGGTGTCGGCGATGTCGGCCGCCGCCGCGGAGGTGAGGTCCTGGTAGATGTCCTTGCTCGAGATGAGCGACCCGCGGATCTGCAGCACCGGCAGCAGTCCGCCCTGCGCCGCGTCCGCGACGCCGTCGTCGATGAGCCGGTTACGGGTGGTGATCTGCTCGTGTAGTGACGCGAGCTGTGTGTCGTCCTCGGGATAGAAGCGGCCGAGGAGATCGAGCAGGCCGGACTCGGAACCCGCGGAGAACACGATGTCGTTCATCGGGATGTTTCCGGCGCGAGCCAGTGCGCGACCCTCGGCGGTGGAGTAGAGGTTCATCAGGTCGACCATCGCCATCGCCTGGTCGAACAGGCGGCGCTGCGCCTGCCAGGACGTCATGAGCTGGAAGCTCTTGTCGATGACCTCGGGGTCCTCGACCGGGGCCAGGATCAGCTCGGCGGAATCGATGAAGTCCTCGGCGAGAGCGCGCTGCCGGTCGCCGATCACGCTCGGCGGGACTCCCCCGGAATCCATCAGGTCGAGCAGCGAACGGGTGTCGGCGACGGACTTGTTGATCGAGGCGGCGACGTCCCGGTCGAGTTCCGGGTTGCGGGCGCCCTCGGACACCTGCTCGAGAAGTTCCTCGACGGTCTGGCGGTCCTCGGCGAGGGCCGTGCCGGAGGCGACACCACCGGAGAGCGTACCCATCGCGGCTTCGAGCGCCACCATGTCGGGAATACCGCTGACCTGGTTGGCCGCCGAGGTGTACTGAACCGCACCGCTGAGTTCGGCCTCGACGCGCAGTCCACCGAGGATCATGGCGACCGTCACCGGGACGGCAAGCACCGCGGTGACCTTCCACCGCAGGCCCCAGCCTTCGATATCCCAGAACTTCGCCCGGGGTGGCGAATGCTCGTCCATCCCACGCTCCCCTTCCACACGTCGTTGTCCACCAGCCGATGCGCGCCGCGTACTGCTACGCGACCCACACCGGGAGTTGCACCCCCCGACGGAGCCGATCCCGGTGTTCTCGATGGTGCGCCACGAAACTACCCGCACCAACGACGCTGCCGAATACTGTGATCGGTCCACATCCTCGTCAAACGAGAGTTGTAGCACACCTCGAGACCAAACCGTTACTTACGGGTAACTACCGCCTCACCAGCCGCAAAACTGTTCAGCCGACACAATGCACTCCCCTGCAGTCGGAAAACAACCTCCGAACCTGTCGCCGGACGTTCTCGGCGGCTACTCACCGATCCGCCCTCGACATCCCTCCGCCGATGTCACCGGTGTATGCGCCGTACCCGGCGAGCACGAGTGCGGCGCACCCGTTCCGGGTGCACCGCACTCTCGTCGGCGAACCGCACTACACGTCCAGGAAGCGGACATCCTTCGCGTTACGGGTGATGAAGCTGCGCCGTGCCTCGACGTCCTCGCCCATCAGGACGCTGAACAGCTCGTCCGCCGCCGCGGCATCGTCGAGCGTGACCTGCCGCAGCACGCGGACACTCGGATCCATGGTGGTTTCCCACAGTTCCTTCGCGTTCATCTCGCCGAGACCCTTGTAGCGCTGGATGCCGTCGTCCTTGTTGATCTTCTTACCGGCGGCGAGGCCCGCCTCGAGCAGACCGTCCCGCTCCCGATCGGAGTAGGCGAAATCCGGCTCGGATCCGCGCTGCCACTTGAGCTTGTACAGCGGCGGCTGCGCGAGGTAGACGTGCCCGTGTTCGATCAGCGGACGCATGAAGCGGAACAGCAGCGTCATCAACAGGGTCGAGATGTGCTGACCGTCGACGTCGGCGTCGGCCATGAGGACGATCTTGTGGTACCGGAGCTTCGCGATGTCGAACTCGTCGTGGATGCCCGTACCGAACGCCGTGATGATCGACTGGACCTCGTTGTTCTTGAGGACGCGGTCGATGCGAGCCTTCTCGACGTTGATGATCTTGCCGCGCAGCGGCAGGATCGCCTGGTACATCGAATCGCGACCGGACTTGGCCGA
This genomic interval from Rhodococcus triatomae contains the following:
- a CDS encoding DUF742 domain-containing protein is translated as MSADDDYAGPGDSGPSIVRPYSLTSGRTRPAVELALEALIQALPQSEDRQWELDDVNAAIVALCQHSPSVAEIAARISMPLGVARVLVADLVEAGHLQILATLKEDSTDSERRELIERVLSGLRQI
- a CDS encoding ATP-binding protein, which translates into the protein MDEHSPPRAKFWDIEGWGLRWKVTAVLAVPVTVAMILGGLRVEAELSGAVQYTSAANQVSGIPDMVALEAAMGTLSGGVASGTALAEDRQTVEELLEQVSEGARNPELDRDVAASINKSVADTRSLLDLMDSGGVPPSVIGDRQRALAEDFIDSAELILAPVEDPEVIDKSFQLMTSWQAQRRLFDQAMAMVDLMNLYSTAEGRALARAGNIPMNDIVFSAGSESGLLDLLGRFYPEDDTQLASLHEQITTRNRLIDDGVADAAQGGLLPVLQIRGSLISSKDIYQDLTSAAAADIADTVTTKAADARSAALRDTAVVMGTLLAALILALLVSRSLVGPIRKLRYGALKAARRDLPQAIEKIKSSDDPRDLSFDPVPVDSTEEIGQLARAVDDMHGQALKLAGEQAQLRLQISDMFETLARRSKSLVDQQLGLIEKLEFEEKDPKRLESLFRLDHLAARMRRNGENLLVLAGTRVRRNQSAAVPLGDVLRAAISEVEDYQRVQVGATPEGALSGSVATDVVHLLAELVDNALRASPPGSPVTFGFARAVDGGVLLEIADRGIGVPTDELTEINERLASGGEVGPETARHMGLFVVSRLAQRHGLTVRMRPTFDTARNPGVTVSIHLPTSLIVAHSNRFDTGQQAVVAAPERPALPPRDTTRSEERPALPSRRESATAPAAQPPLPERNGHDSAPTASPPGSALPRRTPGASGITGDTGVPSAPTPAREPETPPARGAVTPPRPPRAGEPRPEPAGLDPVVDGSSLSLGDEAGALEQDQVPTVQRHRYRDPAKTASFFRARTEQPAQQQPPRRPDPLEDTGTPIFDQMVSEWLRDPTKNDGPPPTTWESPADAGWSAVERVRSTPAEIDPDLGLPKRRPGERLLPGTVEGAQTGTLRRVRDPETIRAKLSSHQRGVRSGRARTHTDTPSTEGER
- a CDS encoding GTP-binding protein → MDFVKSDPGKRVTSAKIVIAGGFGVGKTTMVGAVSEIVPLRTEALVTNASDGVDNLSATPDKETTTVAMDFGRISLAEDLVLYLFGTPGQHRFWFMWDDLIRGAIGAVVLIDTRRLDECFAAVDFFEARRLPFIVAINEFDGAPRYPSEDIRAALAISPDVPIIPIDARDRESAKGALVTVTEYALSKLQSTVY
- a CDS encoding roadblock/LC7 domain-containing protein, which translates into the protein MNPAPGSETRPLDWLVSNFVTDVAGVSHAVLVSADGLLMAASAHLPLDRAEQLAAVTSGLASLSAGVSRLFEGGGVLQSVVEMQYGYLLLMSVGDGSYLATLTDAECDIGQVGYEMAILVDRVGASVQATARAPQGS